The Sulfuricystis thermophila genome segment CCGACGGCGAGCATCTGACGCTCACCGCCGGAGAGCGTGCCGGCCATCTGCCGATGACGCTCCTTGAGCCGTGGGAAGATGCCATAGACCTTTTCCAGCGTCTGGCGTTCGTCGCGAAAACCCAGGCGACGGCGCATGAAGGCGCCGAGCAGCAGATTGTCTTCGACGCTCATTTCCCCGAACAGCTCGCGCTTTTCCGGCACCAGGGTCATGCCGCGGGAGACCATACGTTCGATGTCGACGTGACCGTTGGCAGGCTCGCCACTGAAAGAGACCTCACCCCGCGTGAAAGGCAGCACGCCCATGATCGCCGACAGCAACGTGGTCTTGCCGGCGCCATTGGGGCCGATCACGGTGACGATCTGGCCCGGGAGCACCCGCAACGAGACATGGTGCAGCGCCTCGACCTTGCCATAAGAGACGCACAGGTCGGTGACGGAAAGGAGCGGTTCTGGGCGCGTGGTATCCATCTCACTCGACTCCGCCCAGATAAGCCTCGATCACCGCCGGGTCATTCTGCACCTCGTGCGGCAAGCCTTCGGCAATCTTTTTGCCGAATTCCATCACCACGACGCGGTCGGCGAGATCCATCACGAACTCCATGTCGTGCTCGACGAGCAGAATGCCCATGCCTTCGGCGCGCAGCTGGCGCAAGAGCTCGGCGAGCGCCTGCTTTTCGAGGAAACGCAGGCCGGCCGCCGGTTCGTCGAGCAGCAGCAGACAGGGATCGGCGGCCAGCGCCCGGGCGATTTCGACGATGCGCTGCTTGCCGAGCGGCAGGCTGCCGGCGGGATGATGGAGATGCTCGGCGAGCCCGACGCGCGCGCACTGGCGCGCCGCTTCGGCCAGCAGCTGGCGCTCCTCGGCGCGTTCCAGATGCAGCATCGCCGCCAACACGCCTCGCCAGCCGCGCAGGTGAGCGCCCAGAGCGACGTTTTCCAGCACCGACATCGCCGGCAGCAGCCGCACGTGTTGGAAGGTGCGGCCCATGCCCATGCGGGCGATGGCGCGCGAGGAGCGGCCCGCCACCTCTGCGCCGAGGAAGCGCACCGCGCCGCTGGTGGGCGGATCGACGCCAGTGATCAGATTGAACAAGGTCGACTTGCCGGCGCCGTTCGGTCCGATCAGCGCCAGGATCTCACCCGCCGCGACGTTCAGGCTCATGCGGTCGTTGGCCACCAGTCCGCCGAATTTCTTCACCGCATCGCTGACTTCGAGCAGCGGCGTGCCAGTCACCGGAACGACGCGGCGCGGCAACGGTGCGGTTTGCACGAAGTCGGCGCTGGCAGGGCGGCACCCATCGTCCGGGAAGAACCGCGCCAGCATCGGCCACAGGCCATCGCGCGCGCGGTGCAGCACGAAGATCATCAGCAGACCGAAGGCGATCACCTCGAAGTTGCCGGTCGCCCCGAATAATTGCGGCAGGATGTCCTGCAGCCACTGCTTGAGGATGGTGATCACCGCGGCGCCGACCAGCGCGCCCCAGACATGCGCGGCGCCGCCGATCACGGCCATGAACAGATACTCGATGCCGATGTGCAAGCCAAACGGCGTCGGATTGAGGAAGCGCTGCAGGTGGGCATAGAGCCAGCCGGACAGACAGGCGAACAGGGCGGCGATCAGGAAAATGACCATCTTGGCGCGACCGGTGTCGACCCCCATCGCCTCGGCCATCAAGGTGCCGCCCTTCAGGGCGCGAATCGCGCGGCCGGCACGCGAATCGAGCAAATTGCGTGTCAGCCAGATCGCCGCGAGCAGCACCGCCCAGATCAGGAAATAGAACTGGCGGCCGTCGCGCAATTCCAGGCCGGCGAGCGAGAGCGCCGGGATGCCGCCGATGCCGGTATGGCCGCCGAGGAATTCGAGATTGCCGAACAGGAAATAGAGCGAAATCCCCCAGGCGAGCGTACCCAGCGGCAGATAATGACCCGACAGGCGCAAGGTCAGCGCGCCGAGGATCAGCGCGAGGAGCGCGGTAAGGAACAGACCGAGCAGCAACCCGCCCCAGGGGTTCGCCAAGGGCAGCAGCCAGCCCGGCAGCGCGGCCGTGGTGGTCAGCCAGGCGGTCGCATAGGCGCCCATGCCGACGAAGGCCGCCTGTCCGAAAGACGTCAGGCCACCGATCCCCGTCAGCAGCACCAGCCCCAGCGCCACCAGCGCATACAGGCCGATGTAATTGAGCAACGTGATGCTGAATTCGGGCAAAACCAGCGGCGCCAGCGCCAGCAGCAGGAGGAAGACGGCAAAGACGAGCCGCGACTTCATTCCTCTTCCTCGATGTGGTGCGTGGTCAGCGAGCGCCACAGCAACACCGGAATGATCAGCGTGAATACGATCACTTCCTTGAAGGCCGACGCCCAGAAGGACGAAAAGGATTCGAGCAGCCCGACCAACACGGCGCCCGCCGCCGCCACCGGGTAACTCGCCAGCCCGCCGATGATGGCGCCGACGAAACCTTTCAGACCGATCAAAAAACCGGTGTCGTAATACACGGTCGTGATCGGCGCGATCAGAATGCCGGAGAGCGCGCCGATCGCCGCCGCCAAAAGGAAAGTCAGCCGGCCGGCGAGCGTGGTCGAAATGCCCATCAGCCGCGCGCCGGCACGATTCACCGCGGTGGCGCGCAAGGCCTTGCCGTAAAGACTCTTTTCGAAAAAGAAATATAGCGCGGCGATCAAGACGAGGCTCGTGCCGATCACCCACAGGCTCTGGCCACTGACGCTCAGTACACCGAGATCGAAGCTGGCCTCGGAAAATGCCTGGGTGCGCGAGCCTTCCGCGCCGAAGAACAGCAGGCCCAACCCGACCAGGGTCAGGTGGAGCGCCACCGAGACGATCAGTAGCACCAGCACCGAGGCTTCCGCGATCGGCTGATAGACCAGTCGATACAGTTGCGGACCGAGCGGCACCACCACGGCAAGGGCGAGCAGCACTTGCAACAGCATCGGCCAATCGCGCGGTGAGCCGCCGAGCAGCAGAGCAGTCATGACAAGTGGATAAACGAGCTGGCCCACCAGCAAGCGCAGAAAACGCCCTCTACCGGCACGCAGGCTGGCTGGCGCATCGACCGCCAGCGACGCCAGGCCAAGGGCGAGCAGCAACCAGAGTGTGCCCGGCGTCTGCCCGCTCTGGATGCCGGCCAAGGTCAGCGCGCCATAGGCGACGAATTCGCCCTGGGGAATGAAGATCACGCGTGTAACGGCGAACACCAGCACCAGCGCCAGCGCCAGCAGCGCGTAGATGGCGCCGGTGACGATGCCGTCCTGGCCGAGTAACAGTGCGATTTGCAGGTCCATTCGCGTGATCAAACAACAAGGGCGCCGGAGCCTTCCGACGCCCTTGGCTTTAAGACAGAGTACTCTACTGGATCAGCTTCCAGTCGCCATTCTCGACTCTGACCATGACGCGTGCGCGCTGGTCGAAGCCCAAGTGGTCGGTCGGCGACATGTTGACGATGCCGTGCGAAACGGTCACGTTCTTCAGCCCCTCGAGCGCATCGCGCAGCGCCGCCTTGAATTCCTTCGTGCCGGGCTTGGCTTTTTTGAGCGCCACCGGCACCGCATTGGCGAGCAGGATGCCGGCATCCCAGGCATGCGCGCCGAAGGTCGAGGTGCTGCCCTTGCCGTGCGCCGCTTCATACCTGCTCACATAGTCGAGCGCCACCTTCTTGATCGGGTTGCTGTCGGGCAGTTGCGCGGCGACCAGCACCGGACCGGCGGGCAGCAGCGTGCCTTCGCAGTCCTTGCCGCAGACGCGCAGGAAATCCTTGTTGGCCACGCCGTGGGTCTGATAGTAGGCACCCTTGTAACCCTTCTCCTTCAGCGTCTTCTGTGGCAGCGCCGCCGGCGTGCCCGAGCCGGCGATCAGCACCGCGTCCGGCTTGGCGGCGATGATCTTCAACACCTGGCCGGTCACCGACGTGTCGTTGCGGTTATAGCGCTCGTTGGCGACGATCTTCAGCTTGCGCGCTTCGGCGATCTTGGCGAATTCGTTGAACCAGCCTTCGCCGTAGGCATCGGCAAAGCCAATGAAAGCCACCGTCTTGATGCCATGACTGGTCATGTGCTCGACGATCGCCGTCGACATCTGGATGTCGTTCTGCGGCGTCTTGAACACCCATTTGACCTTGGGGTTGGCGGTATCGACGATGCGCGCCGAGGCGGCCATCGAGATCATCGGCGTTTCGGCTTCGGCGACGACGTCGATCATCGCCAGCGAATTCGGCGTGATCGTGGAGCCGACGATCACATCCACCTTGTCCTCGGTGATGAGCTTGCGGGTGTTCTTGACGGCCGTGGTGGTGTCCGAAGCATCGTCGAGGACGATGTAATTCACCTTTTCGCCGCCGATCGTGGTCGGCAACATCGCCACCGTGTTCTTTTCCGGAATGCCGAGTGAGGCCGCGGGTCCCGTTGCCGAGACGACGACACCGACATTGATATCGGCCATGGCCGTGCCGGCAAGACCGGCCAAGAGCGCGACGCACAGCGTCTTCAAATTCAACTTCATGGGCTCCTCCCTAAAGTTTTGGTGAAAGGCACTAGAAACAGCGCCAATTTATCATCGCGCCGGCTTCTCGTCCATGAATCCGAAAGGGTTTTCGGAGAAAGTGTCCCAGGCGATCTTGATGATCAGCAGCGAGGTCATGATCAGGAACACGCCGCGCACGAAGCCGCTGCCATGGCGGATCGCCAGCTTGCTGCCCAAGCGTGAGCCGGCGATGTTGCACAGCGCCATGCCGAAACCGAGCGTCCATAGGACATGTCCGGATGGCGCGAAAAGCAGCAAGGCGCCGGCGTTCGTCGCCGCGTTGAGGATCTTTGCGCTCGCCGAAGCGTGCAGGAAATCCATGCCGAAGAGACGCACGAAGGCAAAGATCATGAAGCTGCCGGCCCCAGGACCGAAAAAGCCATCGTAGAAACCGAGCACCGCGCCGACCAATAACGCCGTGGCGAGGAGATGCTCGGCGGCCACCCGGGGTGAGCGCTTGCTTACACCAAAATCCGGTTTCGACCAGGTATAGACCGCGACCGCCAGGAGCAGGACCAGCACCAGCGGGCGCACGACGTCCTTGGGCAGCCAGGCCACCACGGCGGCGCCAAGAAAGGAAAACAGGAAAGCCGCGGCGGCCGCCGGCAGCACCCAGCGCCAGGGCAGCTCCACCGCCCGCAGGTAACGCCGCGCGGCAGAGAGGGTGCCGAAGATCGACGCCAGCTTGTTGGTGCCGAACAGCGTGGCCGGCGCCTCGCGCGGCAAGCCGGCGAATAGTGCCGGCACCTGGATCAGGCCCCCGCCTCCCGCCACCGCATCGACGAAGCCGGCAAAAAACGCTGCGAGCAGCAACGTGAGCCAGAGCGGATCGAATTGGTTCATCGGGGTGCCGTGTTGCCAGCGCCGAGTTTCATCACTTTCCGATGCAGAACCGACCGAAGATCACCCCCAGCAAGTCGTCGGCGGTGAATTCGCCGGTGATGCTCGACAAGGCCTGCTGCGCAAGGCGCAGCTCCTCGGCGGCGAGTTCCAGCTGGCGCAAATGCTCGTGGGCGGCGGTGAGGCGCTCCTCCGCCTCCGCCAGCGCTTCGAGGTGCCGCGCGCGGGCGAGCAGCGCGTCTTCGCCATGGCCACGCCAGCCGGCGATGCGCAGCAGCTCTTCGTGGAGCAGCTCGATGCCAGCGCCCTGCTTTGCCGAAAGCACGATATGAACGATGCCTTTGACGACCTCCCTTTCGGGCGGCCGTTGGGCGAGATCGCACTTGTTTTCGATGACGATGCGCTCGATCCCGGCCGGCAGCCGCGCGATGATCGCCTGATCGGCCGGCGTGATACCGGAACGGGCATCGACGATTTGCAGGATCGCGTCGGCGCGGGCGATTTCCTGCCAGGTGCGTTCGATGCCGATCTTTTCCACCGCATCCTCGGTTTCGCGCAGCCCGGCGGTATCGATGATCGAGACCGGAATGCCTTCGACGAGGATCGTTTCGCGCACCGCATCGCGTGTCGTGCCGGCAATGTCGGTGACGATCGCGCGCTCTTCGCCGGCGAGCCGGTTGAGCAACGAGCTTTTGCCGACATTCGGCAGGCCGGCGAG includes the following:
- a CDS encoding branched-chain amino acid ABC transporter ATP-binding protein/permease gives rise to the protein MKSRLVFAVFLLLLALAPLVLPEFSITLLNYIGLYALVALGLVLLTGIGGLTSFGQAAFVGMGAYATAWLTTTAALPGWLLPLANPWGGLLLGLFLTALLALILGALTLRLSGHYLPLGTLAWGISLYFLFGNLEFLGGHTGIGGIPALSLAGLELRDGRQFYFLIWAVLLAAIWLTRNLLDSRAGRAIRALKGGTLMAEAMGVDTGRAKMVIFLIAALFACLSGWLYAHLQRFLNPTPFGLHIGIEYLFMAVIGGAAHVWGALVGAAVITILKQWLQDILPQLFGATGNFEVIAFGLLMIFVLHRARDGLWPMLARFFPDDGCRPASADFVQTAPLPRRVVPVTGTPLLEVSDAVKKFGGLVANDRMSLNVAAGEILALIGPNGAGKSTLFNLITGVDPPTSGAVRFLGAEVAGRSSRAIARMGMGRTFQHVRLLPAMSVLENVALGAHLRGWRGVLAAMLHLERAEERQLLAEAARQCARVGLAEHLHHPAGSLPLGKQRIVEIARALAADPCLLLLDEPAAGLRFLEKQALAELLRQLRAEGMGILLVEHDMEFVMDLADRVVVMEFGKKIAEGLPHEVQNDPAVIEAYLGGVE
- a CDS encoding branched-chain amino acid ABC transporter permease; translation: MDLQIALLLGQDGIVTGAIYALLALALVLVFAVTRVIFIPQGEFVAYGALTLAGIQSGQTPGTLWLLLALGLASLAVDAPASLRAGRGRFLRLLVGQLVYPLVMTALLLGGSPRDWPMLLQVLLALAVVVPLGPQLYRLVYQPIAEASVLVLLIVSVALHLTLVGLGLLFFGAEGSRTQAFSEASFDLGVLSVSGQSLWVIGTSLVLIAALYFFFEKSLYGKALRATAVNRAGARLMGISTTLAGRLTFLLAAAIGALSGILIAPITTVYYDTGFLIGLKGFVGAIIGGLASYPVAAAGAVLVGLLESFSSFWASAFKEVIVFTLIIPVLLWRSLTTHHIEEEE
- a CDS encoding ABC transporter substrate-binding protein yields the protein MKLNLKTLCVALLAGLAGTAMADINVGVVVSATGPAASLGIPEKNTVAMLPTTIGGEKVNYIVLDDASDTTTAVKNTRKLITEDKVDVIVGSTITPNSLAMIDVVAEAETPMISMAASARIVDTANPKVKWVFKTPQNDIQMSTAIVEHMTSHGIKTVAFIGFADAYGEGWFNEFAKIAEARKLKIVANERYNRNDTSVTGQVLKIIAAKPDAVLIAGSGTPAALPQKTLKEKGYKGAYYQTHGVANKDFLRVCGKDCEGTLLPAGPVLVAAQLPDSNPIKKVALDYVSRYEAAHGKGSTSTFGAHAWDAGILLANAVPVALKKAKPGTKEFKAALRDALEGLKNVTVSHGIVNMSPTDHLGFDQRARVMVRVENGDWKLIQ
- a CDS encoding sulfite exporter TauE/SafE family protein: MNQFDPLWLTLLLAAFFAGFVDAVAGGGGLIQVPALFAGLPREAPATLFGTNKLASIFGTLSAARRYLRAVELPWRWVLPAAAAAFLFSFLGAAVVAWLPKDVVRPLVLVLLLAVAVYTWSKPDFGVSKRSPRVAAEHLLATALLVGAVLGFYDGFFGPGAGSFMIFAFVRLFGMDFLHASASAKILNAATNAGALLLFAPSGHVLWTLGFGMALCNIAGSRLGSKLAIRHGSGFVRGVFLIMTSLLIIKIAWDTFSENPFGFMDEKPAR
- the mnmE gene encoding tRNA uridine-5-carboxymethylaminomethyl(34) synthesis GTPase MnmE is translated as MPASKRTDTIAAIATPPGRGGIGVVRVSGRDLLPMASQLTGKPVERIAPRRALLADFLAADGGLLDQGLLIYFPAPHSFTGEDVLELHGHGGPVVMHTLLSRCVELGARRALPGEFSLRAYLNDKIDLAQAEGIADLIDAASSQAARAAVRSLSGEFSHAVRALTDGLIELRCLIEATLDFPDEEIDPLSDTDIVPRLEKLRADLAHLRTRAREGSVLRSGLTVVLAGLPNVGKSSLLNRLAGEERAIVTDIAGTTRDAVRETILVEGIPVSIIDTAGLRETEDAVEKIGIERTWQEIARADAILQIVDARSGITPADQAIIARLPAGIERIVIENKCDLAQRPPEREVVKGIVHIVLSAKQGAGIELLHEELLRIAGWRGHGEDALLARARHLEALAEAEERLTAAHEHLRQLELAAEELRLAQQALSSITGEFTADDLLGVIFGRFCIGK
- a CDS encoding ABC transporter ATP-binding protein — translated: MDTTRPEPLLSVTDLCVSYGKVEALHHVSLRVLPGQIVTVIGPNGAGKTTLLSAIMGVLPFTRGEVSFSGEPANGHVDIERMVSRGMTLVPEKRELFGEMSVEDNLLLGAFMRRRLGFRDERQTLEKVYGIFPRLKERHRQMAGTLSGGERQMLAVGRALMAQPKLLMLDEPSLGLAPLIVREIFRVIADLRDAGVAILLVEQNARAALQVADYGYVLETGEVALEGDTDTLADDPKVVEAYLGLGGKH